In Bufo gargarizans isolate SCDJY-AF-19 chromosome 5, ASM1485885v1, whole genome shotgun sequence, the following are encoded in one genomic region:
- the LOC122938175 gene encoding C-X-C chemokine receptor type 3-like isoform X2: MTNNDYENITFAYSAISYGADFDICLHEENKIFDQIFLPTFYSILFIAGMLGNGLVMLVMLTNRQKMQSTDVFIVHLALADMLLVSTLPFWAAQATFGWVFGEGLCKIVASVFKINFYAGTFLLVCISIDRYLSIVYAVQVYNKHKKNHVHWSCLTVWCLCIIMCIPDAIYYSVSFESRINMTTCEPFYPENHSKSWKVATTFLFQILVFLLPLIGMLFCYTHIIIRLLRSQKFKKERAIRLIIAVVVAFFLCWTPYNIVAFLDMFTLLDIINDCTTTNNLDFALSITSCICYLHCCLNPILYAFIGAKFKNNMFNLISKTRLCPQIVAKHLIRRQTSTKSSTWSSSGDTTMSGIY, translated from the exons ATG ACTAACAACGACTATGAAAACATCACATTTGCATACTCAGCCATATCATATGGTGCGGATTTTGATATCTGTCTTCATGAGGAGAACAAGATATTTGACCAAATTTTTTTGCCAACCTTCTATAGCATATTGTTTATAGCCGGAATGCTGGGGAATGGACTGGTCATGTTAGTGATGCTGACAAATAGGCAGAAGATGCAGAGCACGGATGTGTTTATTGTTCATCTGGCACTGGCAGATATGCTCTTGGTTTCTACTTTACCATTTTGGGCTGCACAAGCAACTTTTGGCTGGGTCTTTGGAGAGGGCCTATGTAAAATAGTTGCATCCGTTTTCAAGATCAACTTCTATGCAGGTACTTTCCTCCTTGTCTGTATTAGTATTGACCGCTATCTCTCTATCGTGTATGCTGTCCAGGTCTACAATAAACACAAGAAGAACCACGTTCACTGGAGTTGCCTCACTGTATGGTGTCTGTGTATTATTATGTGTATCCCTGATGCTATATATTATTCTGTGTCATTCGAATCTCGCATCAACATGACTACATGTGAACCATTCTACCCTGAGAACCATTCCAAGTCCTGGAAAGTGGCAACAACATTTTTATTCCAAATCCTTGTCTTCTTGTTGCCTCTAATCGGCATGCTGTTCTGCTACACACATATTATAATAAGACTGCTAAGATCTCAAAAGTTTAAGAAGGAGAGGGCAATAAGGCTTATAATAGCAGTTGTGGTAGCTTTCTTCTTATGTTGGACTCCATATAACATTGTAGCTTTTTTAGACATGTTCACTTTGCTGGATATAATTAATGATTGCACTACCACAAATAATCTTGATTTTGCATTATCCATCACATCCTGCATTTGTTACTTGCATTGCTGTCTCAATCCTATTCTTTATGCTTTCATTGGAGCAAAATTTAAGAACAACATGTTCAACCTGATCAGTAAAACAAGACTATGTCCACAAATTGTGGCCAAGCATCTCATCAGAAGGCAAACCAGTACAAAATCGTCCACTTGGTCTTCATCTGGAGATACAACCATGTCTGGGATTTACTAG
- the LOC122938175 gene encoding C-X-C chemokine receptor type 3-like isoform X1, whose product MYLVIDMTNNDYENITFAYSAISYGADFDICLHEENKIFDQIFLPTFYSILFIAGMLGNGLVMLVMLTNRQKMQSTDVFIVHLALADMLLVSTLPFWAAQATFGWVFGEGLCKIVASVFKINFYAGTFLLVCISIDRYLSIVYAVQVYNKHKKNHVHWSCLTVWCLCIIMCIPDAIYYSVSFESRINMTTCEPFYPENHSKSWKVATTFLFQILVFLLPLIGMLFCYTHIIIRLLRSQKFKKERAIRLIIAVVVAFFLCWTPYNIVAFLDMFTLLDIINDCTTTNNLDFALSITSCICYLHCCLNPILYAFIGAKFKNNMFNLISKTRLCPQIVAKHLIRRQTSTKSSTWSSSGDTTMSGIY is encoded by the coding sequence ACTAACAACGACTATGAAAACATCACATTTGCATACTCAGCCATATCATATGGTGCGGATTTTGATATCTGTCTTCATGAGGAGAACAAGATATTTGACCAAATTTTTTTGCCAACCTTCTATAGCATATTGTTTATAGCCGGAATGCTGGGGAATGGACTGGTCATGTTAGTGATGCTGACAAATAGGCAGAAGATGCAGAGCACGGATGTGTTTATTGTTCATCTGGCACTGGCAGATATGCTCTTGGTTTCTACTTTACCATTTTGGGCTGCACAAGCAACTTTTGGCTGGGTCTTTGGAGAGGGCCTATGTAAAATAGTTGCATCCGTTTTCAAGATCAACTTCTATGCAGGTACTTTCCTCCTTGTCTGTATTAGTATTGACCGCTATCTCTCTATCGTGTATGCTGTCCAGGTCTACAATAAACACAAGAAGAACCACGTTCACTGGAGTTGCCTCACTGTATGGTGTCTGTGTATTATTATGTGTATCCCTGATGCTATATATTATTCTGTGTCATTCGAATCTCGCATCAACATGACTACATGTGAACCATTCTACCCTGAGAACCATTCCAAGTCCTGGAAAGTGGCAACAACATTTTTATTCCAAATCCTTGTCTTCTTGTTGCCTCTAATCGGCATGCTGTTCTGCTACACACATATTATAATAAGACTGCTAAGATCTCAAAAGTTTAAGAAGGAGAGGGCAATAAGGCTTATAATAGCAGTTGTGGTAGCTTTCTTCTTATGTTGGACTCCATATAACATTGTAGCTTTTTTAGACATGTTCACTTTGCTGGATATAATTAATGATTGCACTACCACAAATAATCTTGATTTTGCATTATCCATCACATCCTGCATTTGTTACTTGCATTGCTGTCTCAATCCTATTCTTTATGCTTTCATTGGAGCAAAATTTAAGAACAACATGTTCAACCTGATCAGTAAAACAAGACTATGTCCACAAATTGTGGCCAAGCATCTCATCAGAAGGCAAACCAGTACAAAATCGTCCACTTGGTCTTCATCTGGAGATACAACCATGTCTGGGATTTACTAG